The region AATTGTGCTGAAGAAGAGTAAGGAATCACTGCACCGTAGGTCCGAGTTCCTCATCTCTGAGGTGGGGTTGGAACCTGGGTACATTGCTTATCGCCCAGCAATGCTCAGTTACAGCCTGGAAGGCCGGATGAGACCCCGGTACTATGTTGTAAAGTTTCTCAAGGAAAATGGATTGCTCAAGCGTGACCTGAGCTACTTTACTGTTTTCAAGGAGTCCGAGAAGGCATTCAAGGAGATGTTCATACACCCTCATAAGGAAGCTGCACCGCACCTTGGGAAAGACTACGATGCTGCTTGCAAAGGGGAAGTGCCCACTAATTTCAGATTCATGTAACCCAGGAATGGGCTCTGATGTAACTGTGTGCTTGTTGTTCGCTGCTGTATGTCAGTTAGATGCTGGGTTGGTTGTTGTTAACATGTGATGAAACTGATAACTTGATTCCTGAATACTGATATGTAATGTCTTCACTCAGCAGAGAACAAACCATGGATCGGCTATCAAATATTTTGTCCTCATTCATGTAATATGAGAGAGGTTCATATGCCCTCATAAGGATGCTCCAGCGCATCTCGCTGAAGACTATGCAAGAGCTTGCAGAGGGGAGGTTCCAGCTAGATTCAGTTTTACATGAACCAAGACTAATAAGAAAATTGGTATGTTCATTATGTCATTCAGTAGAGAAGAAACCATGCACCGCACTGCTATGAACCTGTCTTTGTCATATTGCACACCTTGGAGCTAGGAGAGTATGAGATCAGGGTATTCTGCAAATTCTTTGAAGTATCAATGAGTAGTATTTCTGCACACTCTCTGTTTGTATGTTCTGAAatggccatttcagttttgaatgcAACCCTCTATCTATCTTTCCATGAAAGAATGTTCTCATTTTGGCCATGAAGATGATATGAAGTCTCAACCTTTCCTTTGCATGAAATTTTTGGACCCCTTTTTCAGTGAGAAACAATTTTGGATTTGTTGATGTGCTGATCACTGTTGAAGATCCAGTTTTGATCTAGTTTGTTGGTTGGTTGGTTGCTTGCTTTAGTTCTTCTAAGCTGAAATATTCCTTCTTCCTGGAGTAGCTTTGTTTATAAGATATTAACTGTTGTGAAAGCAGGCCATTGTTGAGTAGCATTTAACGATCAGCTGTGTCCCGCCCTTGTCTGGTGCTTGTTGAAATTATAGAGTCAAGATTAATGAAATGTAGGCGAAGTGAACAGGTTGGCTGATGAAGTGACTTACCACGAGGTGAGAAGATATGGAGTTCTTAGATATGGAATTCTTCCTCAAGCAAAAAGTGGCTGGGCAATAGGAGCATACTGATTTACTGAATTTGAATTTTTGCAATTGAAGATGTGCTGAAACTGGATGTAGATGCTGCTTTCTTTTCCAGGAAACGATGTGAAACATGTTGGCATTGGCTTTGATGCACTATACATGATTCTGAAGGCTCTGTAAGTTGATGATGCCCTGAAGATTCAGTGACAAGTATGGCCTGACGCTGGTGTAAGTTTTATTCAGGGAAGCTCCTACTTGTCTCTTTTTTGAATTTTGCAAGTTAAAGTAAACCTTCTAGTATTATACTAGAGATTGTAACAAGGTGGCTGACGAGTTGCTGTCGCATGCCTGTCGGATTCATCAGCTCAGCTTAGTGAGGCAAACTGAACAAAATAGCAGCATCTTGTGCTTTAATCAATCCATACTTGGAGCTCCGTGCGCttatatttgaaaaaaaatgaacGAATCATGCATGCATGTAAACAGAAAGTGTGATGTAAATTTTCTACTCTGAATTCTGAATTTGAATCAGAGCAGAAAGTTAACAGCAACCTTATAACAAAGTTTTTTTGCTGTACTTTTCCCCTCCAACACGGCATTTTCTATATTTGGCTGCCAGAAGCTAATACGGCTAACATTAATAGACGCTTCGCTTCAGACTCTTCAGAGCCACAACTCAGTATTTTCTATTATCACAGCGGCATCTCTCATTTTCTCATCTTAAAAAAATCAATGATTAGAGGTTTCTGAGCAAAAAGCTATTCTGTAGTTTTCATAAATGTCTAATTCAGTCTATTAAAATGGGCATATTTTCATACAGGTTCGGCGAAGGAGAGATGTCATTTAAAAGTGCGAATAAAATTGTTTTACCCTATAATTTAAAGTGTGCATTTTTAGTATCTGATGTACTGAAGGCATGTGATGAATACCAATTGCAAATGCTAGCTGATTGCATCGTTcttatttctggaatttcttcaataTTTTCTCTAAATGTTGGTTGTGCAGATCTGAcacggaaaatgagaggaagaatttAGGGTGACATATTGGTGAGGAAGAACGACTGATTTCTTTTCTCTCTCGCTTCTGAACACTATATGGTCCTACTTATTGTTGCATGGTTAACAATGCAAATTGCAAACCACCAGTGGAGTTACATGTATAGTGCAAATGCGAGACAATAGAACGAATTTGGAGTTTTTCATATCTGCTCCACAGAGACAATTGTTATAATTTTCGGGGTCAAAACAGGAGCTGTATTTTATCATCAACTGTCAGCACCTTGCCTTCATCATGTATTAAGTTTACTAGTGGCTAAGATTTTTTTTTGGTTTAGTCTGTTGCATGCTACTTTGGTCGCTGCTAGCTCTTGATGAGACTGATACTTTCGTTCCTTGATGGCAATTCTTCGATGCATTACAAAAAAAAAAACTATTTTCAGCTTAGTAGGTGGTTTGTTGCAAGAattttagtattttcaccaagcagACCATGAAGTTAGCTGGTACGATCACTGGGCAGAAGAAAATGATATGGAAAGCATCATATATAGAAGGTGATAATGGTTCACGTAGTCATCGTCACACGTATGGACATCATACATCATATATCAGTAGGAATCAAGAGGGATTGTTCCTTGCCTCCTTTGTACTTGCAACTCTTTATTTTAGAGCAAGCATGGCACCAACTTGACTACCACGGTCCGGTCCATTCGTTCAGTGTGGTAAGTAGAGAAACTACTACTACCTGTAGGTTAACCCCTCTTTTCTTAATGTGTGAGCTTCTTCAGAGAACTAGCCTTTATTCCTTGAAAGGCAGAGAGGTGAGACATGGCAGGGCACTGGAGTTGTTGTCCCTTTCTCTAATCCAAACCACTTGAACTCAAAGTTTTCAATTTACTGAATATACACGGTAATTTCTTTCTCTGTTCCAGAGGGAGAAGATGTGCTAGAATTTGAGTTTACTAAATTGGAGCGAGCTCTCCATTGAAACATTCATTTGTCTAGGTGCCCGTGTTCTTAACTTGTGTGAAATTCTAATAAATGCGAACATCATGCATGCCATTTGAACATGGTTGAAAGCAGCATTGAAAACTAAACGTGTGGTTACAAGCTCTCTTTTCTCTGTCACAAACAGTTGACCATTTTTGCACCTTTTTTTGCCATTGAGATTAACTGCATTTCTAAACATGAGAAATGTTTTACATGAGAAATGTTTTGTCTTCTCATAAACCTACTGCAACTTGTTGCAGGCATCAGTCAACAACAAGAATGGAGAGAGTGAAGCAGAACTCGGAGAAAATTAATGAAGCAAAAGCTAAGACATCAGTCTTCCATTTTCGCGTTCCCGTGTTCGTCTCCAAGTTGGATTATAGATAGCCAAGTGAGGTCTAGTGCATATACTCTTGTGCAAAAATTTTAATTGAGAATGCCTGTCGTGTCACAAAGTCGCTCTTAAATGGGGTTTATACAAAAAGCTACTCTTATTGAGAGGTGCTATGCAAAATTTGCATCGCTCGACCCACAAAGTGGTCGTGGAAAATAGATATGATCATACCGTGTGTAaaatttgacaagatgagaggtcaccttgtgttttttttcttttattttgaaaGATAATATTTCCACCACCACTAAACTCATTCTATTCACCTAAAAATTAAGAATTTAATTTTAGATTTAAATATACTCACTTTTATTCAAAAAATTGCATGAGAATATCACATTTGCATTTGAATACTCTAAAACTTCAAAGTATGATATTTGCAAATTTCAAAAGATAGGTCCATATGTATCAATTTTTTGAATATCCCTCTTCCGTCGGAATTCTCACGGGAGTGGCGACACAGAGGAGAAGGTGTTTTTCTTATGTTCGAGTGTGCAGttttaataagttattttttgATTATTACATGGATTTTTCTAACCAAATATTTGAAGTGACTCCTATCTATTATAAGGGTTCATCACCAGTACAAAAGCATCCCGGacataataagaattacattgagGTCCCTCAGCCACCGAACAACCACTACGTTGCTAGGACGAGCCACCGACGCACCGCTATCGCCAATTCCTTATCAGAGCTTGTCCGACCTTGTCGATTATAGCCAAAAAGACTTTGTGCATGTGCCCCTAAGGACGTCACTCCAGAGCTGCAGTCGTCACTATTGAACTCTTTTATGGACCCGAAGTATCTAACACCAAAAAATCCCCATCTTGCACTCACGGCGTGAAACTCATTCTATTCACCTAACAAATACGAATTCAATTTTAGATTTAAGTATACTCATTTTTATTCAAATTAATTGCATGAGAATATCGCATttgcatttgaatctctaaaacttGAAAGTATGATGCTTGCAAAGTTCAAAAGATAGGTCCATATGTATCGGATTTTTGAATATTCCTCTTCCATCGAATTTTTCATGGGAGTGGCGACGAAGAGGAGAAGGTGTTTTCCTTATGTTCGAGTGTACAGTTTTAGTAAGTGAATTTCTGATCATTACATGGATTTTTGTAAACAAATATTTTAAATGACTCTTATCTATTATAAAGGTTCATCACCAGTACAAAAGCATCCCGAACATAATAAGAGTTACATTGAGGTCCGTCAGCCACCGAACAACCACTACGCTGCTAGGATGAGCCACCGACGCACCGCTATTGCCAATCGCTAACCGAAGCTGGCCTGGCCTTGTCGATGATAGTCAAAAAGTCTTAATGCATGTGCCTCTAAGGGCCATCACTCCAGAGCCACAATCGTCATTATTGAACTATTTTCTTGATCTGAACTGACACAAATAACTCGTCGTCTTGCATTCACGACATGAAACTCTAACCTCACGCGCACAAAAATTGGCCCTGCAAAAGACTAGACTGAGGTACCGGGGACCCCCTCCCCGCCGTGGGTTGCCGGAGCGGCAGACACAAGTGAGGAGAGTCTACAAGCGGTAGAGCATGGATGGAACGGACCTTCACCCTAGCCGCCACCAGTGAGAGGGAGGAATATAATTGTTCGTGGTTTTGTAACCGAATTGACAAAGTCAAATATCTAGAGAGTATCACTCTAGTTTTCTTAGAAGGAGTATCACTTTAGTTAAAAGAAAAGGTTTTCAGGCCCACTACGCTCACATTTTCCGGTTCGCCCAAACACGCAACTATAGTCTCGCTAGCCGTCGCCGCTCGTTTCCCCTGGCGCCCCTATTCCTCGCATTCAGCGAGTCTAACTTCCAGACTCACTGAAGGGGGTGAGCAAGGTGGGCCGACCCATGCGCCCCGTACCATAgcctgttttttttttgttttttctatattttttgttttcgtTTTTTTGTTTATACTTTAAAAAATTCTactgttgaacaagtattttaaaaaacactacaaaaatatttgaaaaatgttgaaaaagtatttcaaaaatgttgaatgagtatttcaaaaatgttaacctagtatttgaaaatgttgaacaaatatttttaaaattttgaacaagtatttgaataaatgttgaacaagtatttgaaaaaatattgatcatctatataaaaaaatgttgaacaagtatttgaaaaatattgaacaaatGTTTGAAGAAATGTTGATcacgtatataaaaaatgttgaacaagtatttaaaaaatataaaacaggtatttaaaaaatattgatcatgttgAACCAATATTTGAAAAGTGTTGAACAAATATTTAAAAaacatgttgaacaagtatttaaaaatgttgatcatgtatataaaaatattaaaCAAGTTTTTGAAAAATGTTGACAAAGTATTTAAAAAATAGTgagcaagtatttaaaaaatgttgatgatGTATATAAGAATGGAGAATGAAAcaacaaaaagaaacaaagaaaaaacaagaaaaatgAAACAACtcagagaagaaagaagaaaagaatgaaacaTCAGAGAAGAAAACAAAATAAGaaggaaagaaataaagaaaaacaacgaaaaaagaaagaaaataaaaaataaaatggaaatagagaAAAATCAGTGacaaagcaaaagaaaaagaaaaagaaaaaatataaaaacgGAGAAGAAACAGCGGAAAAACAACTTGTTTCGACTGAAGTAAGGTCGCCTTACTAGTACATCACGAACACAAGCCTAGCCGAGTGGTTAGTTGCGCATTTACTGTATTTACTGTGCGCGTTTGGAGCCGGcccattagggcatgtacaatggtcgataaggtagttttatcttaaatcttgcatgtaatttagagatgacaaaagaaCATGTATACAATGGGTCATTTCTTAGCCTTATCatcaataactagttattcctaaaaatgtggtgagacatattgtgctaagagatcatctcttgccttctcttaattaagagaagacaagcctttttttatgatttctctctcatccatctcatcatttatcctacatgacattgctaagatagaaccattgtacatgcccttactgtAGACCCCTTCTGCGAGATATCTCCTAGGTCTACCTGAAGCCGAGAAATAGCTTTGCAGAGGGTTGCGCGAGCTTTTTTGATTTCTGCACAGTATTTctactggttttgggaaccttccagaaggttcctGAACCATGTTTTCCATTTTTGTGTTTTTTAtcgttttcttatttttcttttcttttttggttttccCCATTTATTTTTTTGTGTTTATTTTTTTCTTAACTGAAAAATTCATATAAAATTTAAAAATGTAAAACTTTGTTCAAAATATCAAAATTTGATTACTTTCTCAAGCAAAATGGATTCAAAATTTTTGTCACtcttttaaaaaaaaaatcttCGGAACTACAATGTTTTTGTTCATCTTTTACAAAAATGTTCTATTTTTATACCAACCGTTCAAATTTTCCAATAATGTTCTGAAAGTCgaactttgttcgtgttttcaaaaacCGTTCACATTTTTAATAAAATTCTGGAATTTTTTTATGTGTTTAGAAAATTTTTCaagtttttttaaaccaccttttaAAAATGTTTATAATTTTCATATTTGTTCacttttttcaaaaattgttcaatttttcaaaaaaaatacgaATTTTGAAATTTGTGCATCCTTTCATAAATTGTGCACGTGTTTTGTGTAGAATTTCagatttttcttcacatttttcaCAATTTGTACACTTTTTTACAAAAATGTTCGGTATTTCTATATTTGTTCATGTTTTTAGACATTGTTCACTTTTTAAAAACAGTTGGAATTTAGAAATTTAATCATGTTCTTTGTAtagaaattttaaaaaaaatcacatcTACAAATTTGTTCACGTTTTTCAGAAAGTGTTCGAAAATTCAAAAAGAATAGAATTTGAAATTTTTGGCCATGCTTTCAAAAAGAAATCACCAAAATGATTGTTCACATTTTCCAAAAGTTGTTTGCGTTTGTCAAAAAAGTTGGGAATTTTTTAGAAGAGATCGATACTTTTGGGAAAAATACTCAGATATACCGTTGTAATTAGTTTTTAATAGTTTGCGGTGCCAATTAGTCACTAACAGGTAGGTGTGGCGGCTAGCTTTACACTTTATTTAGCGTGGGATATCGATTTCGATCACTAGTACCGtgtgtttttttattttgcgaATTTTACATAGGCACCGCGCTAGAGTTCAATCGCTCGCCCACTTGCAGTGCCCGCATGTGCGAACCTCTGCCAATCTGCCGCTCCGCAAAGAGCGGCAGATAGGAGGTCCTCGTTTTCCCCGTCCTCTCGTAGCCGCCGCCGTGCTCCATTTTCCGGTTGGCACAGACCACACAACTTTAGGCCCCGTTCGGTTCACGGGATTTGCGGCCATTCCAAAGGAAAATTAGCTTGTACAGGTTCTCTTTCCTATTAGCTGTTCGGTTCAAAGGAAGAATACAAAACATTCCAGAGGAAAGTATCCCTAGGCATCCAGATTTCACAGGATTGTGCAAATCCACCCGGAGCACATTTTTGGGCGGAGTCCCGAGGCAAACCGAGGAGTTGCACCTGTGTGGCAGAATAAAGTATTCAAGCAATGAAGTAGTACTCCACAGTAAAATATTGGGATAGCCACTGCTCATGACTCTAGTCGTTCTGTGTTTTTGTGAGCCACCCGAACGCAAGCCCTAGCTCCTTTCCCTTGTTTCATCTTTCCACAGTTCTCCACTGTTCACTCGGTCCAATTCCTATGCAGTTTGTTTTTCCTATGTTTTTTATGCCTGCACACCGAACGAAGCCTTAGTTACCAACTCCACCCCCTCATATCCGCCGCAAACGGCCTCCGTCGACACCTGCGGCCTTGCCTGAGCGCTGGCACTCAAGCCCTGCACCAAGCTCTCCCACCTCAAATCCACATCCAATCCCGACGCTGTCCTCGCCTTCCTCGCCCGCCTCGGCCTTTCCGGCGCCGAGGTCACCGCCCTAGTTGCCAAGGACTCGATGTTCCTCCGCACCGCGTCAAAAAAACCCTGGCCCCGTCGTCGTCGGGCTCGCCGGCCTCGGCCTATCTCGTTCTGACATCGCACGCCTTGTCTCGCTCAGCCGCGGCCAACTCCGTTGTATATCCATTGTCTCCAATCTGAAATATTGCTTGCGCTTCTTCGGCTCCTTTGAGGACCGCCTCCGGGTTCTTAAACGCCAAGCTGAGCTTCTCCGTGCCATGGATGATCAGCACCAACCCGAAGCACGTCCTGACAATGGTGTCACACATTCACCGAGTTCCGCTGACCAAAAACTTAGTAGTGTCTTGGCAAGTGGGGCCCACCAACAACAAGGCGATGGAGAAATGATGACGGTCTAAAATTTTCGGGTTTTGACTAAGAAAACTCgataatttttttgcctttttctttttttattacgGACTTTCAGGGGTCACCTCGATGCCGAGCTCCTGCGAAGAAACTCGGTAAAGACCTGAAATCCTGGCTCAGTCCATAAAATCCTGGCTCATGGTCTTACTGAACTTGCAAGAAATGCAGATCTTTTCGTCCTGGCGAATGTCCCTGAAGGATTATAAGAGATTTTCGTCATGGTCGAACCACGCTAATCCTCTCGCTCTCGCACTTTGTCAACCGGCCGTCGTTCCCCATCACCGGGATCCCTCGCCGCAGGCTGCACCGCGCCGCCATGCTCCAGCTACGTAGTCGCGTCATCGCCCATGTCATATCATGTCCAGCAACCTCTCCCGCATCCCCTGtcagccgcctcctcgccgccgcggCGCCCGCCGTCTCCCCAAGCCCTAGCTTCGTCGTGGAGGAGTACCTGGTCTCCACCTGCGGCCTCACCCGACCCCAGGCCGTCAAAGCCTCCGCTAAGCTCTCCCACCTCAAGTCCCCCGCCAAGCCCGACGCTGTgctcgccttcctcgccggcctcggcctCTTCGCCGCCGACGTCGCCTCCGTCGTCGCCAGAGACCCCCAGTTCCTCTGCGCCAAAGTGGAGAAAACCCTGACACCCAACGTCGTCGGGCTCACCGACCTCGGACTCTCGCCTTCTGACATCGCGCTCATCGTCTCGCTGTCCCGTCACAAATTCCGCTGCAGATCCATTGTCTCCAGGCTGCACTACTACCTCACTCTCTTTGGGTCCTCTGACAACTTCCTGCGGGCCCTCAAGAGGAACTTCTACCTTCTCTCGTCTGACCTCGACGGCGTCGTCAAGCCCAATGTCGCTTATCTGCACCAGTG is a window of Triticum dicoccoides isolate Atlit2015 ecotype Zavitan chromosome 2B, WEW_v2.0, whole genome shotgun sequence DNA encoding:
- the LOC119362397 gene encoding transcription termination factor MTERF4, chloroplastic-like, which translates into the protein MLQLRSRVIAHVISCPATSPASPVSRLLAAAAPAVSPSPSFVVEEYLVSTCGLTRPQAVKASAKLSHLKSPAKPDAVLAFLAGLGLFAADVASVVARDPQFLCAKVEKTLTPNVVGLTDLGLSPSDIALIVSLSRHKFRCRSIVSRLHYYLTLFGSSDNFLRALKRNFYLLSSDLDGVVKPNVAYLHQCGLGACDIARLCIARPSLLGISTERIRTLVACVEGLGVPRGSPMFRHALNAVAFLSEEKITANVEHLKKMFRWSDAEVGIAFSKAPTLLTRTKESLQRRSEFLISEVGLEPAYIASRPAVLTYSLEGRLRPRYYVVKFLKENGLLDHDRDYYAAVMISEKVFVEKFICPHNS